The Cellulomonas shaoxiangyii sequence AGGCTCACCGGCACGGCGACCTCGACGGCCTGCCCCGCCGGGACCTCGGCGACGGCGAACCCGACGACCGCGGTCTCGCCCGCGCGGTCACCCTCCGTGCGGCGGCCGTAGACCTGCACGACGTGCCGGCCGTCCCGCTCGCCGGTGTTGCGCACGCGCGCGGTCACGGTCAGCGCGCCGTCGACCACCGGGCCCGCGGCCGCGTCCTCCACGGCGAACGTCGTGTACGACACGCCGAACCCGTGCGGGTACGCCGCCTCGACGCCGAGGCGGTCGAGCAGCCGCTGCCCGTGGAACCGGTCGTACGTGATCGCGGTCGCGTCGCGGTCGAAGAACGGCAGGTGCTCCTCGCTCGTCGGCACCGAGAACGGCAGCCGCCCGGACGGGTTGTGCGCCCCCGTGAGCACGTCCGCGAGCGCGTGCCCGCCCTCCATGCCCGCGTACCACGTCATGACCAGCGCGGGGACGTCGTGCTGCCACCGCTCCATGAGCACGGCACCGGCCGCGACGATGCCCACGACCGTGCGCGGGTTGGCCGCGGCCACCGCGCGGATGATCTCCTCGTCGACCGGGCGCAGCGTGAGCGACCGGCGGTCGCCGCCGTACTCGTCGCCGGCGGTCATGACGACGTTGCCCTCGCCGGCGGCCGCGGTGATCGCGTCGGACGCCTGCCCCTGGCCGTCCGGCTGCTCGGGGAACAGCGCGAGCAGCTCGGGCCGGTTCATGGTGTCGGAGCCGACGTACTCGCCCTCGTCCCGCTCGTCGAAGCCGGCGACGACGACCGCGACGTCGGCCGCGCGGGCCGCCTCGGCCGCGGCGGCCGGGTCGTCCTGGTCGACGACGGTCACCGTGGCGCCGGGGAACGCGGCGCGGATGCCCTCGGCGGGGGTGACGTGGCTGGGCGGACGCACGTCGGACGAGCCCTTGTCGCCCATGTTCGGCGCGGTCGCGAGCCGGCCGACCACGGCGACCGACGTGACGCGCGCCGGGTCGAGCGGCAGGACGGGCGCGCCCTCGACGGGCTCGTTGCGCAGCAGGACCATCGCGCGGCGGGCGACCTCGCGGGCCAGGTCGCGGTGCGCCTGCGACGCCATCAGCTCCACCGGGAAGTCGCCCTGGTCGCGCCGCGCGTAGGACCGCAGCTGTGCGGCGAGCAGCCGCACGCCGGCGCGCTCGACGAGCTCCCACGTCGTCTCGCCGGCCTCGAGCTGGCGGGGCAGGTCGCGGGCGCGCTGCTGCACGAACGGCTCCTCGAGGTCGAGGCCCGCGTTGAGCGAGGCGGCCGCGTCGCGCAGGCCCCAGATGAAGTCGCTGACGGTGATGCCGTCCCAGCCCCACTGGTCGCGCAGCACGTCGGTGAGCAGGTAGTGGTTCTGCCCGGCCCACTCGCCGTTGACGGAGTTGTAGGCCGACATGATCGCGGAGACGCCCTCGTCGACCGCGCGCCTGAAGTGCGGCAGGTAGACCTCGTGCAGCGTGGCCTCGTCGACCGTGACGTCGACCGTGAAGCGGGCGTTCTCCATCGAGTTCAGCGCGTAGTGCTTGGCGCACGCC is a genomic window containing:
- a CDS encoding glycoside hydrolase family 3 protein; the protein is MSDTGRTAFDQAVDRVRAGAAPADEAAALYAALDDGERLGLLDGDTPFWQGMAEMGQGYNVRPYVHGAVERLGIPGIRFVDGPRGVVSGHGTAFPVSMARGATWDVDLEEEVGEAIGRELRAIGGNFFGGVCINLPRHPAWGRAQETYGDEPFHLGELGAALTRGVERYAMACAKHYALNSMENARFTVDVTVDEATLHEVYLPHFRRAVDEGVSAIMSAYNSVNGEWAGQNHYLLTDVLRDQWGWDGITVSDFIWGLRDAAASLNAGLDLEEPFVQQRARDLPRQLEAGETTWELVERAGVRLLAAQLRSYARRDQGDFPVELMASQAHRDLAREVARRAMVLLRNEPVEGAPVLPLDPARVTSVAVVGRLATAPNMGDKGSSDVRPPSHVTPAEGIRAAFPGATVTVVDQDDPAAAAEAARAADVAVVVAGFDERDEGEYVGSDTMNRPELLALFPEQPDGQGQASDAITAAAGEGNVVMTAGDEYGGDRRSLTLRPVDEEIIRAVAAANPRTVVGIVAAGAVLMERWQHDVPALVMTWYAGMEGGHALADVLTGAHNPSGRLPFSVPTSEEHLPFFDRDATAITYDRFHGQRLLDRLGVEAAYPHGFGVSYTTFAVEDAAAGPVVDGALTVTARVRNTGERDGRHVVQVYGRRTEGDRAGETAVVGFAVAEVPAGQAVEVAVPVSLAPLSRWDADAKRLRLPLGVGVELDVASHAHAADAVTLRIEA